The Sphingomonas sp. So64.6b genome includes a region encoding these proteins:
- a CDS encoding TonB-dependent receptor yields MKFKTGSAIIALQFACAPAFAQTQAQSGPPFSGSEAAADAPEPIGDIVVTGTRDRSRTQFDTLAPVDVLSADAVRSSVSGDLSDTLAQLLPSFNVQRLPAADGQAFVRPASLRGLSADQTLVLINGKRYHRSALLGTRGAQAPDLAGVPSLAIKRIEVLRDGASAQYGSDAIAGVVNIILDDTVGMDAFGQFSQYDRGDGKEYQVGARGGIALGDRGMLVITGEYDHSEATSRTRQRPDAVLFQNANPTLAVPNPVQRWGQPDEERIRGALDAHYDLSDATTLYAFGTAQQGEGVTDFNWRNPAGTGSVFNTSTAFPGFSFLTLYPVGFTPRFSTTFSDYQANGGVRGAIGERFTYDISAAAGRSRIDYTLNESLNASLGPLSPTSFYLGRLEQREFNLNADFVYRLPVGTADPVNIAFGAERRVETYQVSAGDPASYAVGPGAATGLAPNSNGFPGFSPAVAGTFGQTSYAGYLDLEWKPVEMLTLGAAGRYEDFSEFGNTFNYKFAARIEPIKGIAARATYSTGFRAPTPAQLNTSQTTQGLDTVTLQIFNQGRLSPTDPLAVALGAKPLTPEKSRTATAGLTFQSGFGLSGSIDLYQIDVEDRFSQSRTFAVPPTFPNPQRFTAVSFFTNDFGTRTRGVDAVLSYTHRVGPGRANLSLAYNYNQTRVRTGVSAAIPNDTQRRIFEERLPKHNGTATIGYDIGPVSLLARGRYYGAWTDVTGNATGELFQRFGSIALFDVSARYAVTEHVSVRVGAENVFNTYPDEATNQAVRGLIYSRNAPYDTDGGQYYVRLGVTF; encoded by the coding sequence ATGAAGTTCAAGACCGGCAGCGCGATCATCGCGCTGCAATTCGCCTGCGCACCCGCTTTTGCTCAGACGCAAGCCCAATCCGGACCGCCATTTTCCGGGTCGGAAGCGGCCGCCGATGCGCCGGAGCCGATCGGCGATATCGTCGTGACGGGCACGCGCGACCGGTCACGGACTCAGTTCGACACGCTGGCGCCGGTCGACGTGCTGTCGGCGGACGCGGTGCGGTCGAGCGTTTCGGGCGACCTGTCCGACACGCTGGCGCAACTGCTGCCCTCGTTCAACGTCCAGCGCCTGCCCGCCGCCGATGGCCAGGCATTCGTGCGTCCCGCGTCGCTGCGCGGCCTGTCAGCTGACCAAACGCTCGTCCTGATAAACGGCAAGCGCTATCACCGCTCCGCGCTGCTCGGAACCCGGGGTGCGCAGGCGCCCGATCTGGCCGGCGTCCCGTCGCTGGCGATCAAGCGGATCGAGGTGCTGCGCGATGGCGCGTCGGCGCAGTACGGCTCCGACGCGATCGCCGGCGTGGTCAACATCATCCTCGACGACACCGTCGGCATGGATGCATTTGGCCAGTTCTCCCAATATGATCGCGGCGATGGGAAGGAATATCAAGTCGGCGCACGTGGCGGTATCGCTCTGGGAGACCGCGGCATGCTCGTCATCACCGGCGAATATGACCATAGCGAAGCGACATCGCGCACGCGGCAGCGGCCCGACGCCGTCCTGTTCCAGAACGCCAACCCGACGCTGGCGGTGCCCAATCCGGTGCAGCGCTGGGGCCAGCCCGACGAAGAGCGTATCCGTGGTGCCCTCGACGCTCATTACGACCTGTCGGATGCGACAACCCTTTATGCCTTTGGCACCGCGCAGCAGGGCGAGGGCGTGACCGATTTCAACTGGCGCAACCCGGCCGGCACGGGCAGCGTGTTCAATACCAGCACCGCTTTTCCCGGCTTTTCCTTCCTCACCCTATATCCGGTCGGCTTCACGCCGCGTTTCAGCACGACGTTCAGCGACTACCAGGCGAATGGCGGCGTGCGGGGCGCGATCGGCGAGCGCTTTACCTATGATATCAGCGCGGCAGCCGGCCGCAGTCGGATCGACTATACGCTGAACGAAAGCCTGAATGCCTCACTTGGCCCGCTCAGCCCGACCAGCTTCTATCTCGGCCGGCTGGAGCAGCGCGAATTCAACCTGAATGCAGATTTCGTCTATCGCCTGCCGGTCGGCACCGCCGACCCGGTCAATATCGCGTTCGGCGCCGAACGCCGGGTCGAGACCTATCAGGTCTCCGCCGGCGACCCCGCTTCCTATGCGGTCGGCCCGGGTGCGGCGACCGGCCTTGCCCCCAATTCGAATGGCTTTCCGGGGTTCAGCCCGGCGGTGGCCGGCACCTTTGGCCAGACCAGCTATGCCGGCTATCTCGACCTGGAGTGGAAACCGGTCGAAATGCTGACGCTCGGCGCTGCGGGGCGCTATGAGGATTTCTCCGAGTTCGGCAACACGTTCAACTACAAGTTCGCGGCACGAATCGAGCCGATCAAGGGGATCGCGGCGCGCGCAACCTATTCGACCGGCTTCCGCGCGCCGACACCGGCCCAGCTCAATACGTCCCAGACTACCCAGGGCCTCGACACGGTGACGCTGCAAATCTTCAACCAGGGCCGTCTGTCGCCGACCGACCCACTGGCTGTCGCGCTCGGCGCCAAGCCGCTGACGCCGGAAAAGTCGCGCACCGCCACAGCGGGTCTGACCTTCCAGAGCGGCTTCGGTCTCAGCGGCAGCATCGATTTGTACCAGATCGACGTCGAGGATCGCTTCAGCCAGTCGCGGACCTTCGCCGTACCGCCCACCTTCCCCAATCCGCAGCGCTTCACTGCGGTCAGCTTCTTCACCAACGACTTCGGCACGCGGACACGCGGTGTGGATGCAGTGCTGTCCTATACGCATCGGGTCGGTCCGGGGCGCGCCAATCTGAGCCTTGCCTATAACTACAACCAGACCAGGGTGAGGACCGGCGTGTCCGCAGCGATTCCCAACGACACGCAGCGCCGGATCTTCGAGGAGCGTTTGCCCAAACATAATGGCACGGCGACGATCGGCTATGATATCGGCCCGGTCTCGCTGCTGGCGCGCGGGCGCTATTATGGTGCCTGGACCGATGTGACCGGCAATGCGACCGGCGAGTTGTTCCAGCGCTTCGGGTCGATCGCCTTGTTCGACGTGTCGGCGCGCTATGCCGTGACCGAGCATGTCTCGGTACGGGTCGGGGCGGAGAATGTGTTCAACACCTATCCCGACGAAGCGACCAATCAGGCGGTGCGCGGTCTGATCTATTCGCGCAACGCGCCATACGATACCGATGGCGGACAATATTATGTCCGGCTTGGAGTGACCTTTTGA